Proteins encoded together in one Gemmatimonadota bacterium DH-78 window:
- a CDS encoding aminotransferase class V-fold PLP-dependent enzyme, producing the protein MPSDSVAAFRAAEYGEHPVLHLDSASYGLFPRRTVAALHDLAERRNRGGSIGDVDLDRCLDRARRAAASLVAVDPSEISLVPNTTYGIHLGVGLVAAGPPGVIVVSEGEFPANVLPWMALESRGFEVRIVPLRDGLPDEEALRRAALESGVRALAVSAVQFNSGYRVELGALGEACRRGGTLFVVDAIQALGTLRLDAEALGIDVLATGAQKWLLSPWGSGFAWVPARHRERIVPPVVSWLAVEGGSAFSAAAGYALDYLGDGRRFEPATLGTQDYLGMALSIEGLMEVGLDSVRDHLRGLHAVVQEWAAGRDEVRVIGVADPERRGGILSLALPDPEGARLALEARDIAVAVRDGLLRISPHVHVTEEEMVRTVEALDDAVRR; encoded by the coding sequence ATGCCCAGCGATTCCGTGGCCGCCTTCCGGGCGGCCGAGTACGGTGAACACCCCGTCCTGCACCTCGATTCGGCCAGCTACGGGCTCTTTCCGCGGCGTACGGTCGCCGCGCTCCACGATCTGGCCGAGCGCCGCAATCGCGGCGGATCGATCGGCGATGTGGATCTCGATCGCTGTCTCGACCGCGCGCGGCGCGCGGCGGCCTCTCTGGTGGCGGTGGATCCCTCCGAGATCAGCCTGGTGCCCAACACCACCTACGGGATCCACCTGGGTGTGGGGCTCGTGGCGGCGGGACCGCCCGGTGTGATCGTGGTGTCGGAGGGCGAGTTTCCGGCCAACGTACTTCCCTGGATGGCGCTGGAATCGCGCGGCTTCGAGGTGCGGATCGTTCCCCTGCGCGACGGGCTTCCCGACGAGGAGGCGCTGCGGCGGGCGGCGCTCGAGTCGGGGGTGCGGGCGCTGGCCGTCTCGGCGGTGCAGTTCAATTCCGGCTACAGGGTGGAGCTGGGGGCGCTCGGCGAGGCCTGCCGGCGCGGAGGCACCCTCTTCGTGGTGGATGCGATCCAGGCGTTGGGCACCCTGCGCCTCGACGCCGAGGCGCTGGGCATCGACGTACTCGCGACGGGGGCGCAGAAGTGGCTGCTGTCACCCTGGGGGTCGGGCTTCGCCTGGGTGCCCGCACGGCACCGCGAGCGGATCGTACCCCCGGTGGTGAGTTGGCTCGCCGTGGAGGGCGGCTCGGCCTTCTCCGCGGCGGCCGGATACGCCCTGGACTACCTGGGCGACGGTCGGCGCTTCGAGCCGGCCACCCTCGGCACCCAGGACTACCTGGGGATGGCGCTCTCGATCGAGGGGCTGATGGAGGTGGGGCTCGACTCCGTTCGCGACCATCTGCGAGGGCTCCACGCGGTGGTGCAGGAATGGGCCGCGGGGCGAGACGAGGTGCGGGTGATCGGGGTGGCGGACCCGGAGCGCCGGGGTGGGATCCTCTCGCTGGCGTTGCCCGATCCCGAGGGCGCTCGGCTCGCGCTCGAGGCGCGCGATATCGCCGTGGCGGTGCGAGACGGCCTTCTGCGCATCTCTCCGCACGTGCACGTGACCGAAGAGGAGATGGTGCGCACCGTCGAGGCGCTCGACGACGCCGTGCGCCGCTGA